DNA sequence from the Desulfobacterales bacterium genome:
TCGCCGAAAAATCCTTTAGGCCAGCGATCGATAAATTCGCCATCCTGGTCAACTCGGATCCGGGTGAGAGAAACCCCCTTTTCCCCCTGCTCAACATAGTAAACACCCAGTTGATCTGGTTTAAGAGGATATTTTCCCGGCGGCAGCTCATCTTCACTGGTTTCACGAATCCGGCGAAGTAGTCTCAGGATGAGATGCTCGCTGTGAGTTTCCAGCAAATAAGAAACGCCGCTTTCTTGTATTTGCGAAATAAAAAGATCCCCTAAAGCGACCTGAAGGGCGGGATGTATATGCAGCTCCGGCTGTTCAACAGCCAGTATTCCTTCTCTAATATAAAGCGCCGCAACGATTAGCGGTAAAACTTGAGAAATTCCAACGCCGATATCTTGCGGCGTTAGCTCTATACCGGTTAATTCTTCGCGTATGGCAACTCGGCTTTTTATCGGAATTTCACCCATCCTGGTCTGAATCATTTCCAGGTCTTCCAGACCTATCCCCTGGGACATTAATAATGATACCGGATCCTCAACATCGATTTCACGAAAATGTTTGACTTCAATGCTGTAGCCGGTATTCAGTCGGTCTTTGTGTGTTAACCACTGATTAAGTTTTTCAATGAAGGTATTTTCGGCTTTGTACAAAATATCCCAACCCTTCAGGCCGGAAGACCAACGCGACATGTCCGGCGATTTTTCCGGCATATAATTTCTTTTCGGTATTTCCCTTATAGGTCCGATATAGCAGAGTTTTTTCAATGCATCGCGAATAAGCTCACCCGGTCCGACAATCAAAGAACTCAAACACATCAGGAGGTTTCCCTGATCGATTCGGTCCGTCCCATCTGCCCAGACTTGCCTGTGAAATTCCAGTGCCTTACCCCATGTGGGCATAGCGGTTCCCTGGCTGATAATACCAATTGGCCGTGTTAGCCCTGCCACGCCTCCTTCCATCTTTAAATTTTCCATCAATGTCGGCAAGATTG
Encoded proteins:
- a CDS encoding DUF3696 domain-containing protein, encoding ILPTLMENLKMEGGVAGLTRPIGIISQGTAMPTWGKALEFHRQVWADGTDRIDQGNLLMCLSSLIVGPGELIRDALKKLCYIGPIREIPKRNYMPEKSPDMSRWSSGLKGWDILYKAENTFIEKLNQWLTHKDRLNTGYSIEVKHFREIDVEDPVSLLMSQGIGLEDLEMIQTRMGEIPIKSRVAIREELTGIELTPQDIGVGISQVLPLIVAALYIREGILAVEQPELHIHPALQVALGDLFISQIQESGVSYLLETHSEHLILRLLRRIRETSEDELPPGKYPLKPDQLGVYYVEQGEKGVSLTRIRVDQDGEFIDRWPKGFFGERAEELF